The following proteins are co-located in the Apium graveolens cultivar Ventura chromosome 5, ASM990537v1, whole genome shotgun sequence genome:
- the LOC141723610 gene encoding protein IMPAIRED IN BABA-INDUCED STERILITY 1 isoform X2, giving the protein MGCVTSKQAVSVTPAFDHSGAFRDNAGSGSGLNSGRNDGFVVEVETKKSKKKKKRSELGSELSESGRASSNGGGSESVASFRLGNLQKYVEGEQVAAGWPAWLSAVAGEAIQGWVPLKADSFEKLEKIGQGTYSSVFRARDLNTGKIVALKKVRFDNFEPESVRFMAREIFILRRLDHPNVIKLEGIITSRLSCSIYLVFEYMEHDISGLLSSPDIKFSEAQVKCYMKQLLSALEHCHSRGVMHRDIKGANLLVNNEGVLKVADFGLANFCNAGKRQPLTSRVVTLWYRPPELLLGSTDYGPSVDIWSVGCLFAELLLGNPILQGRTEVEQLHKIFKLCGSPNDDYWKKNKLTHATVFKPQQPYESCLLESFKELPKTAVNLIEILLSVEPNKRGTATSALASEYFTTKPYACDPSSLPKYQPSKEIDAKHREEARRKRPSGRSRGPETLRKLSRKQNTASKLAPEENLPGRNQTSYKIKGGGGVDNKKGDTILGLHPRKPSVDLKEDVSHIKNASHGDIPYSGPLEVSGSSGFAWAKRRLDDSSASSRSRSSSRSLMFEPSVTLNSRHDNDLKRHENGEVLHGSRGNSRGYDSYELSKHSMMKNWSQLEGSDSFDASDGYHSQDLSLKLYQREELATKRFISDHEDKVEFSGPLLSQSHKIDELLKRHERQIRQAVRRTWFQRGRKNGKKTEAVTGNK; this is encoded by the exons ATGGGTTGTGTGACGTCGAAGCAAGCTGTGTCAGTGACGCCAGCATTTGATCATTCCGGGGCGTTTAGAGACAATGCCGGGTCGGGTTCGGGTTTAAATTCGGGTAGGAATGATGGGTTTGTGGTGGAAGTTGAGACAAAGAAgagtaagaagaagaaaaagaggAGTGAGTTGGGGAGCGAGTTGAGTGAGTCAGGGAGAGCGAGTTCTAATGGTGGAGGTAGTGAGTCAGTAGCGAGTTTTAGGTTGGGGAATTTGCAAAAGTATGTGGAAGGTGAACAAGTTGCTGCTGGTTGGCCTGCCTGGCTCAGTGCTGTAGCAGGTGAAGCTATTCAGGGATGGGTCCCACTCAAAGCTGATTCTTTTGAGAAATTAGAGAAG ATTGGACAGGGCACATATAGCAGTGTCTTCCGGGCACGTGACCTTAACACTGGGAAGATAGTCGCTTTAAAAAAGGTGCGGTTTGACAATTTTGAGCCTGAAAGTGTTCGCTTTATGGCTAGGGAAATTTTTATTCTGCGTAGGCTTGACCATCCAAATGTCATAAAGTTGGAGGGTATAATTACTTCAAGGCTATCATGTAGCATATACCTCGTATTTGAATACATGGAGCACGATATATCTGGACTCTTGTCTAGCCCCGATATTAAATTCAGTGAAGCGCAG GTTAAATGCTACATGAAACAATTGTTATCTGCACTTGAACATTGTCATTCTCGGGGAGTAATGCATAGAGACATCAAAGGTGCCAACCTCTTGGTTAATAATGAAGGAGTTTTGAAAGTAGCTGATTTTGGCTTGGCAAACTTCTGTAATGCTGGGAAGAGGCAACCACTAACGAGCCGAGTTGTCACATTGTGGTACCGACCTCCCGAACTCTTGTTGGGGTCTACAGATTATGGACCATCTGTGGATATTTGGAGCGTTGGCTGTCTATTTGCAGAACTTCTCCTTGGAAATCCTATCCTCCAAGGAAGAACTGAG GTTGAACAGTTGCACAAAATTTTCAAGCTTTGCGGGTCTCCAAATGATGATTACTGGAAGAAGAACAAGCTTACTCATGCAACCGTGTTTAAGCCTCAGCAACCTTATGAAAGTTGCCTTTTGGAGTCCTTCAAGGAACTGCCTAAAACTGCTGTGAATCTGATAGAAATTTTACTTTCTGTTGAGCCTAATAAGCGCGGGACTGCTACTTCTGCTCTTGCATCTGAG TACTTTACTACAAAGCCTTATGCATGTGATCCATCAAGCTTGCCAAAGTACCAGCCAAGCAAAGAGATAGATGCAAAGCACCGTGAGGAAGCAAGAAg GAAACGGCCTAGTGGGAGATCACGTGGACCTGAAACATTAAGAAAATTAAGTAGAAAACAAAACACCGCCAGCAAATTGGCTCCAGAGGAG AACTTACCAGGCAGAAATCAAACTTCTTATAAAATCAAGGGAGGTGGTGGTGTGGATAACAAAAAAGGAGATACCATCTTGGGGTTGCATCCACGCAAGCCATCGGTTGATTTAAAGGAAGACGTTTCCCACATAAAGAATGCATCTCACGGGGATATTCCCTATTCAGGGCCATTAGAAGTTTCTGGGTCAAGTGGATTTGCGTGGGCGAAACGACGTTTAGATGATTCTTCTGCGTCTTCACGCAGTAGGTCTAGTTCAAGAAGTCTCATGTTTGAACCTTCCGTTACCCTGAATTCACGCCATGATAATGATCTAAAACGTCATGAAAATGGCGAAGTGTTGCATGGTAGTCGTGGAAATTCCAGAGGATATGATTCTTATGAGCTGTCAAAACATTCTATGATGAAAAATTGGTCTCAGTTGGAGGGATCTGATTCCTTTGATGCTTCAGACGGATACCACTCCCAGGATCTGTCACTAAAACTTTATCAGAGAGAGGAATTGGCTACTAAGCGATTCATCTCG GATCATGAGGATAAGGTTGAATTTTCAGGACCATTACTATCTCAATCCCATAAGATCGATGAGCTTCTAAAGCGACATGAACGTCAGATCCGCCAGGCAGTCCGGAGAACATGGTTCCAAAGAG GCAGGAAAAACGGGAAGAAAACCGAAGCTGTTACTGGAAACAAGTAA
- the LOC141723610 gene encoding protein IMPAIRED IN BABA-INDUCED STERILITY 1 isoform X1 — MGCVTSKQAVSVTPAFDHSGAFRDNAGSGSGLNSGRNDGFVVEVETKKSKKKKKRSELGSELSESGRASSNGGGSESVASFRLGNLQKYVEGEQVAAGWPAWLSAVAGEAIQGWVPLKADSFEKLEKIGQGTYSSVFRARDLNTGKIVALKKVRFDNFEPESVRFMAREIFILRRLDHPNVIKLEGIITSRLSCSIYLVFEYMEHDISGLLSSPDIKFSEAQVKCYMKQLLSALEHCHSRGVMHRDIKGANLLVNNEGVLKVADFGLANFCNAGKRQPLTSRVVTLWYRPPELLLGSTDYGPSVDIWSVGCLFAELLLGNPILQGRTEVEQLHKIFKLCGSPNDDYWKKNKLTHATVFKPQQPYESCLLESFKELPKTAVNLIEILLSVEPNKRGTATSALASEYFTTKPYACDPSSLPKYQPSKEIDAKHREEARRKRPSGRSRGPETLRKLSRKQNTASKLAPEENLPGRNQTSYKIKGGGGVDNKKGDTILGLHPRKPSVDLKEDVSHIKNASHGDIPYSGPLEVSGSSGFAWAKRRLDDSSASSRSRSSSRSLMFEPSVTLNSRHDNDLKRHENGEVLHGSRGNSRGYDSYELSKHSMMKNWSQLEGSDSFDASDGYHSQDLSLKLYQREELATKRFISVFQDHEDKVEFSGPLLSQSHKIDELLKRHERQIRQAVRRTWFQRGRKNGKKTEAVTGNK, encoded by the exons ATGGGTTGTGTGACGTCGAAGCAAGCTGTGTCAGTGACGCCAGCATTTGATCATTCCGGGGCGTTTAGAGACAATGCCGGGTCGGGTTCGGGTTTAAATTCGGGTAGGAATGATGGGTTTGTGGTGGAAGTTGAGACAAAGAAgagtaagaagaagaaaaagaggAGTGAGTTGGGGAGCGAGTTGAGTGAGTCAGGGAGAGCGAGTTCTAATGGTGGAGGTAGTGAGTCAGTAGCGAGTTTTAGGTTGGGGAATTTGCAAAAGTATGTGGAAGGTGAACAAGTTGCTGCTGGTTGGCCTGCCTGGCTCAGTGCTGTAGCAGGTGAAGCTATTCAGGGATGGGTCCCACTCAAAGCTGATTCTTTTGAGAAATTAGAGAAG ATTGGACAGGGCACATATAGCAGTGTCTTCCGGGCACGTGACCTTAACACTGGGAAGATAGTCGCTTTAAAAAAGGTGCGGTTTGACAATTTTGAGCCTGAAAGTGTTCGCTTTATGGCTAGGGAAATTTTTATTCTGCGTAGGCTTGACCATCCAAATGTCATAAAGTTGGAGGGTATAATTACTTCAAGGCTATCATGTAGCATATACCTCGTATTTGAATACATGGAGCACGATATATCTGGACTCTTGTCTAGCCCCGATATTAAATTCAGTGAAGCGCAG GTTAAATGCTACATGAAACAATTGTTATCTGCACTTGAACATTGTCATTCTCGGGGAGTAATGCATAGAGACATCAAAGGTGCCAACCTCTTGGTTAATAATGAAGGAGTTTTGAAAGTAGCTGATTTTGGCTTGGCAAACTTCTGTAATGCTGGGAAGAGGCAACCACTAACGAGCCGAGTTGTCACATTGTGGTACCGACCTCCCGAACTCTTGTTGGGGTCTACAGATTATGGACCATCTGTGGATATTTGGAGCGTTGGCTGTCTATTTGCAGAACTTCTCCTTGGAAATCCTATCCTCCAAGGAAGAACTGAG GTTGAACAGTTGCACAAAATTTTCAAGCTTTGCGGGTCTCCAAATGATGATTACTGGAAGAAGAACAAGCTTACTCATGCAACCGTGTTTAAGCCTCAGCAACCTTATGAAAGTTGCCTTTTGGAGTCCTTCAAGGAACTGCCTAAAACTGCTGTGAATCTGATAGAAATTTTACTTTCTGTTGAGCCTAATAAGCGCGGGACTGCTACTTCTGCTCTTGCATCTGAG TACTTTACTACAAAGCCTTATGCATGTGATCCATCAAGCTTGCCAAAGTACCAGCCAAGCAAAGAGATAGATGCAAAGCACCGTGAGGAAGCAAGAAg GAAACGGCCTAGTGGGAGATCACGTGGACCTGAAACATTAAGAAAATTAAGTAGAAAACAAAACACCGCCAGCAAATTGGCTCCAGAGGAG AACTTACCAGGCAGAAATCAAACTTCTTATAAAATCAAGGGAGGTGGTGGTGTGGATAACAAAAAAGGAGATACCATCTTGGGGTTGCATCCACGCAAGCCATCGGTTGATTTAAAGGAAGACGTTTCCCACATAAAGAATGCATCTCACGGGGATATTCCCTATTCAGGGCCATTAGAAGTTTCTGGGTCAAGTGGATTTGCGTGGGCGAAACGACGTTTAGATGATTCTTCTGCGTCTTCACGCAGTAGGTCTAGTTCAAGAAGTCTCATGTTTGAACCTTCCGTTACCCTGAATTCACGCCATGATAATGATCTAAAACGTCATGAAAATGGCGAAGTGTTGCATGGTAGTCGTGGAAATTCCAGAGGATATGATTCTTATGAGCTGTCAAAACATTCTATGATGAAAAATTGGTCTCAGTTGGAGGGATCTGATTCCTTTGATGCTTCAGACGGATACCACTCCCAGGATCTGTCACTAAAACTTTATCAGAGAGAGGAATTGGCTACTAAGCGATTCATCTCG GTTTTTCAGGATCATGAGGATAAGGTTGAATTTTCAGGACCATTACTATCTCAATCCCATAAGATCGATGAGCTTCTAAAGCGACATGAACGTCAGATCCGCCAGGCAGTCCGGAGAACATGGTTCCAAAGAG GCAGGAAAAACGGGAAGAAAACCGAAGCTGTTACTGGAAACAAGTAA